The following is a genomic window from Staphylococcus capitis subsp. capitis.
GATTGCTTCTTCGAATACTTCTAATGCATCACGACCACTACGTTGTTCAACTAAGTCGAATGCAGAATAAAGAATTCTTTGAGCTGTTCCGCGTTTACCGTCTAACATAATTTTGTTAATTAATTTAGTAACTAACTTAGAGTTATGAATTGGATCCGGTAATACGTCTCTTTTTGGTACTGATCCTTTACGAGGCATAATGTAAATCCTCCCTTCCTATTATAGTATAATCTTTAAAAATGTATTTAAAATTTACGTAATCTTAAACTTAATTTTTAGGTTTTTTAGTTCCGTATAATGAACGACCTTGTCTACGTCCATCAACACCTGAAGTATCAAGTGCACCACGTACAATATGATAACGCACACCAGGTAAGTCTTTAACACGTCCACCACGTACAAGTACTACACTGTGTTCTTGTAAGTTATGTCCGATACCAGGGATGTATGCGTTGATTTCAATGTTATTTGATAAACGCACACGTGCATATTTACGTAACGCTGAGTTAGGTTTTTTAGGTGTCATAGTACCTACACGAGTACAAACACCACGTTTTTGAGGTGAGTTTAAGTTAGTAAATTGTTTCTTTTTACTATTGAAACCTCTGTTTAAAGCTGGTGAATCTGATTTCTTAGTTTTGCTTTTTCTTGGTTTACGTACTAATTGGTTAATAGTTGGCATTGAATATGTCCTCCTCTCTTCATTTTTTAATCCCACACATCCAGGTGGTTCATTTTAAGGTTAAATAAAATTTAGTAAGCATCATACTTACTAATTCTCATTCAATAACGCAACAATAGTTGCATTAACATTGATACCTACATATTCTCCTAAAGCCCGCTGGCTAGAAAAAAATGTCACTGGTATATTTTCTTGATTGATATAGCTTAACACGCGAGTTAATAAATGAACTTCAACGTCTTTAGCGATAATCAATGATGCAACTTGATCTTTCTTTAACGCTTTAAGCGTTTCTTTAAGTCCAACTACATAGTGTTGTTTGTTAAAGCGTGCAACTTTTTCATTAGACATGTACATATCCTCCAAAGTTCTGCTTGCATCAACCTTTAATATATTAACATTTTTTAATACACATAGTCAACAATATCTCTAAGCTTTTAAAAATAAATATATAAGAGAGTGAGGTATTAACTCCTCACTCTCAAGTTAAAATTTATTCAGTAATCTCAACATCTTCAGTTACATCTGCTACAGGAGCTGATGTTTTATCATATTGAACATCACTGTAACGTCTCATACCAGTACCTGCTGGGATTAGCTTACCGATAATAACGTTTTCTTTAAGTCCAAGTAAGTCATCGCGTTTACCTTTAATTGCTGCATCTGTAAGAACGCGTGTTGTTTCTTGGAATGACGCAGCTGATAAGAAGCTTTCAGTTTCAAGAGAAGCTTTTGTAATACCAAGCAATACTGGTTTAGCAGTTGCTGGACGTTTACGGTGTTTAAAGGCTTCTCTGTTAGCATCAGTAAAGCTGTGAATGTCCACAAGAGAACCTGGTAATAATTTAGTGTCACCAGCTTCAATGATACGAACTTTACGTAACATTTGTCTAACCATAACTTCAACGTGTTTATCGTCGATTTCAACACCTTGCATACGGTAAACTTTTTGAACTTCTTTTAATAGGTAACTTTCAGTCGCATTAAGTCCTGCTACTGCTAAGTAGTTTTTAGGCTCAATTGAACCTTCAGTAAGAACTTCACCACGTGCCACTGATTGACCAACTTCAACTTTAAGTCTTGAAGTACCTGAAGCTAGATATGATCTAGTTTCGTTAGCACCTTTAACAACAATTTCTTGTTGGCGATCTTTAGCTAGTTTAATGTCTTCTACTACACCTTCGATTTCAGTAATAACCGCTTGTCCTTTAGGGTTACGTGCCTCGAAGATTTCTTGGATACGTGGAAGACCTTGAGTGATATCGCTTCCTGCTACCCCACCAGTGTGGAATGTACGCATTGTAAGCTGTGTACCTGGCTCACCGATTGATTGAGCGGCAATCGTACCAACTGCTTCACCGACTTCAACTTTTTCACCTGTAGCAAGGTTTTTACCGTAACATTTTTCACATACACCGTGACGAGTGTTACAAGTAAACGCTGAGCGGATGTACATTTGTTCAATACCAGCATCAGTAATTTTCTTAGCGATATCTGCAGTAATTAATTCGTCTGGACGAATGATTACTTCATCAGTTTCAGGATGACGAATTGTTTCTTTAGAATAACGACCTTCGATACGTTCAATAAATGGTTCAATCATTTCTGTACCTTCTTTGATATCAGAAACTAATAAACCACGGTCAGTGCCACAGTCTTCTTCACGTACGATAACATCTTGCGCAACGTCAACAAGACGACGAGTAAGGTAACCAGAGTCAGCTGTTTTAAGAGCTGTATCGGCAAGACCTTTACGAGCACCGTGAGTTGAGATGAAGTATTCTAATACTGTTAAACCTTCACGGAATGAAGATGTGATTGGCAATTCGATAATTTTACCTGATGGTGCAGCCATTAATCCACGCATACCTGCTAATTGCGTGAAGTTAGATGCGTTACCACGGGCACCAGAATCACTCATCATGAAAATAGGGTTTGTTTTCTCAAGAGATTGCATTAATTCGCCTTGAATTTGGTCTTTTGCGTCAGTCCAAATTTCAACAACAGCGTTATAACGTTCATCTTCAGTGATTAAACCACGATTATATTGTTTAGTTACACGTTCAACTAATTTTTCATGTTCATCTAAGATATCTTGTTTGTCTGGAAGTACCACGATGTCAGATACACCAACAGTAATACCAGCTTTAGATGAGAATTTGAAACCTAAGTCTTTCATTCTATCTAACATCATAGATGTGTCAGTAATACTAAATCTATTGAATACTTCAGCAATGATGTTTCCTAAGAATTTCTTATTGAATGGCTCAATAAGTTCTTCATTTTCAAAGTATTCTTTTAAGCCACCCTCACCTAATTGAGTCGGATCTATGAAGTATTTATCTGGCGTAGTATCTTCTAAATTTGCTTGACTAGGTTCATTAATATATGCAAATGAATCAGGAATGATTTCATTGAAAATAATTTTACCTACTGAAGTAACTAAGATTTTACTATTTTGAGCATCTGTGAACGTTGGGTTGTTGAATGAGCTTGCATGCACGCCAATACGAGTGTGTAAGTGTACATGACCGTTCGCATAAGCTTTTAATACTTCATTAGTGTCATTGAAAATCGCACCAGTATTAACAGCATCTTTACGTTCTAATGTTAAATAGTAGTTACCTAATACCATATCTTGAGATGGTGTAACAACTGGTTTACCATCTTTCGGGTTAAGGATGTTTTGTGCCGCAAGCATTAACATACGTGCCTCAGCTTGTGCTTCTTTTGATAATGGTACGTGAACCGCCATTTGGTCACCGTCAAAGTCCGCATTGTAAGCTGTTGTTACAAGTGGGTGAAGACGGATTGCACGACCCTCAACTAATGTTGGTTCAAATGCTTGGATACCAAGTCTATGAAGCGTTGGTGCACGGTTAAGTAATACTGGGTGTTCAGTGATAACATCTTCTAATACATCCCAAACTTCATCATCCATGCGTTCGATCTTACTTTTCGCATTTTTGATATTTGTAGCAATTTCACGTTGAACTAATTCCTTCATAACGAATGGTTTAAATAGTTCAAGTGCCATTTCTTTAGGTAATCCACATTGATACATTTTTAAACTTGGTCCAACGGCGATAACCGAACGACCTGAATAGTCAACACGTTTACCAAGTAAGTTTTGACGGAAACGACCTTGTTTACCTTTTAACATGTGTGAAAGTGATTTTAATGGACGGTTACCTGGTCCAGTAACTGGACGACCACGACGTCCGTTATCAATTAAAGCGTCTACTGCTTCTTGTAACATACGTTTTTCGTTTTGAACGATGATGCCAGGTGCACCTAAGTCTAATAAACGTTTCAAACGATTGTTACGGTTGATTACACGACGATATAAGTCGTTTAAATCACTTGTAGCAAAACGTCCACCGTCTAATTGAACCATTGGACGAATTTCAGGTGGGATGATTGGAAGTACATCTAAAATCATCCATGAAGGATTGTTTCCTGAATTTCTGAATGATTCAACCACTTCTAAACGTTTAATTGCACGAGTTAGTCTTTGACCAGTAGCAGACTCTAACTCATCACGTAATAGTTTTAGTTCTTCATCTAAATCAATTTCTTCTAATAGGTCTTTAATACCTTCAGCACCCATTTTAGCTACGAATTGATTAGGATATTTGTCATAATATTCTCTGAACTCTGCTTCAGATAATAATGTTTTCTTCTCTAATCCAGTAGGGCCTGGATCTACTACAACATAAGAAGCGAAGTAGATGACTTCTTCTAATGCTCTTGGAGACATGTCTAGCAATAGACCCATACGACTTGGAATTCCTTTGAAATACCAAATATGTGATACAGGTGCTGCTAATTCAATGTGTCCCATTCTTTCACGACGCACTTTTGATTTAGTTACTTCAACGCCACATCTGTCACATACCATACCTTTGTAGCGTACACGTTTGTACTTACCACAACTACATTCCCAGTCTTTCGTAGGTCCAAAAATTCTCTCACAGAAAAGACCATCTTTTTCTGGTTTTAAAGTACGATAATTAATTGTTTCAGGTTTCTTAACTTCACCATAAGACCATGAACGAATTTTTTCAGGTGAAGCTAATCCTATTTTCATATAATGGAAATTATTTACATCAATCAAGGAGCCTACCTCCTTCAATTTAGATTAGCTGTGCTATTTGATTGATTTATCTTCATTGAAATCGAATACCTTAAAGAGGTTGAAATGATTCACATTTCATTACCTCTTTAAGAATCCTTTTATCTTAAGTGCTTTTTAATCAGTTGTTTCCTTTTGTGATTCAGGAGCATCTTTTTGTTGTAAATCTACTTTGCGTTCTGTTGCATCTTCATCATCAACGTCCGCCATTTCAATTTCGTTGTTTTGCTCATCCATCACTTTAACATCTAATCCTAAAC
Proteins encoded in this region:
- the rpsL gene encoding 30S ribosomal protein S12, with translation MPTINQLVRKPRKSKTKKSDSPALNRGFNSKKKQFTNLNSPQKRGVCTRVGTMTPKKPNSALRKYARVRLSNNIEINAYIPGIGHNLQEHSVVLVRGGRVKDLPGVRYHIVRGALDTSGVDGRRQGRSLYGTKKPKN
- a CDS encoding ribosomal L7Ae/L30e/S12e/Gadd45 family protein, producing MSNEKVARFNKQHYVVGLKETLKALKKDQVASLIIAKDVEVHLLTRVLSYINQENIPVTFFSSQRALGEYVGINVNATIVALLNEN
- the rpoC gene encoding DNA-directed RNA polymerase subunit beta' codes for the protein MKIGLASPEKIRSWSYGEVKKPETINYRTLKPEKDGLFCERIFGPTKDWECSCGKYKRVRYKGMVCDRCGVEVTKSKVRRERMGHIELAAPVSHIWYFKGIPSRMGLLLDMSPRALEEVIYFASYVVVDPGPTGLEKKTLLSEAEFREYYDKYPNQFVAKMGAEGIKDLLEEIDLDEELKLLRDELESATGQRLTRAIKRLEVVESFRNSGNNPSWMILDVLPIIPPEIRPMVQLDGGRFATSDLNDLYRRVINRNNRLKRLLDLGAPGIIVQNEKRMLQEAVDALIDNGRRGRPVTGPGNRPLKSLSHMLKGKQGRFRQNLLGKRVDYSGRSVIAVGPSLKMYQCGLPKEMALELFKPFVMKELVQREIATNIKNAKSKIERMDDEVWDVLEDVITEHPVLLNRAPTLHRLGIQAFEPTLVEGRAIRLHPLVTTAYNADFDGDQMAVHVPLSKEAQAEARMLMLAAQNILNPKDGKPVVTPSQDMVLGNYYLTLERKDAVNTGAIFNDTNEVLKAYANGHVHLHTRIGVHASSFNNPTFTDAQNSKILVTSVGKIIFNEIIPDSFAYINEPSQANLEDTTPDKYFIDPTQLGEGGLKEYFENEELIEPFNKKFLGNIIAEVFNRFSITDTSMMLDRMKDLGFKFSSKAGITVGVSDIVVLPDKQDILDEHEKLVERVTKQYNRGLITEDERYNAVVEIWTDAKDQIQGELMQSLEKTNPIFMMSDSGARGNASNFTQLAGMRGLMAAPSGKIIELPITSSFREGLTVLEYFISTHGARKGLADTALKTADSGYLTRRLVDVAQDVIVREEDCGTDRGLLVSDIKEGTEMIEPFIERIEGRYSKETIRHPETDEVIIRPDELITADIAKKITDAGIEQMYIRSAFTCNTRHGVCEKCYGKNLATGEKVEVGEAVGTIAAQSIGEPGTQLTMRTFHTGGVAGSDITQGLPRIQEIFEARNPKGQAVITEIEGVVEDIKLAKDRQQEIVVKGANETRSYLASGTSRLKVEVGQSVARGEVLTEGSIEPKNYLAVAGLNATESYLLKEVQKVYRMQGVEIDDKHVEVMVRQMLRKVRIIEAGDTKLLPGSLVDIHSFTDANREAFKHRKRPATAKPVLLGITKASLETESFLSAASFQETTRVLTDAAIKGKRDDLLGLKENVIIGKLIPAGTGMRRYSDVQYDKTSAPVADVTEDVEITE